The following coding sequences lie in one Montipora foliosa isolate CH-2021 chromosome 11, ASM3666993v2, whole genome shotgun sequence genomic window:
- the LOC137976781 gene encoding uncharacterized protein: MADELEEVCSFLRSRKGDEQTITKFKEQKMDFQAISMSSAEELQELGLVRGDAMNLKHFAQTRLQAQKKVSGKDEKKRLLEEVLSQGGKDRKKAPSKVNTSRKKAVRKVNLGWLHFHESTQTYVQVKSPKGGGTRVADLPMLSTREIIISTGINCFFPNGSSTFGPSNEMEFSLSNFQQQEIPDSDKFTLQQYVEEYKLNRITLYLLSRRKESSDHPDIADSELEKPVFSPAETVHHASEAEVLTESLDDRRQLISEQNEEYWKSLETDRELERRKRAKLSEEASLVKRQVEIMLARKDRVPEEPCQGEDRVVVRVRHLTFGIVERFFRPDTMLASIYDWVGSLDSTPEHFVLSNYNHDLMPTERIGTIAIHSSIVLNMRESDFTPPLGNDVNFRGFGSITDDLDSTVPFSPFPPHEYVHLPSQLMEEDSSSDASPGRDGFGRDHNILSGYTPDNQNSDSSSIRSASPQSGISARCENGSDRDNPSGVTLCTSIKDSDSDSTSSGDQPPGVIFQAQLSDLAANGRSVRNSGQGFRRWLNEMVENRIENQSDDGVEDEDIQGGEVRRVTVRRHDILENVVQMYKEDPDIVKCRLNVHFLGEKGIDYGGVTKDFFTSFWEVAFQTYFDGDVVKVPLVSPQKLADKPRMQALGRVLEHGWRLTGELPVRFCEASIIAVLHGEEAVPNEALERSFLWYISEFEREVLCSVLEGGKVDGYKRDAVFGLYRRFSMQCLPAKSQDELREHILTMARCEFLIKPMAILSYMRSGITDLVSLKTSLTVQRISELYQVLSPTSANVLKNVRAECEDLRPEEERVYNFLTVYIGGLDGDQLLKFLHFVTGSTSTPVGKGIMVSFNSSQGLSRAPHASTCNNTLTISTTYESYSEFKNEFNQFLNSSEIYEMGSL; this comes from the exons ATGGCGGACGAGCTTGAG GAGGTGTGTTCCTTTTTAAGAAGTAGAAAAGGGGATGAACAGACAATCACAAAATTTAAAGAGCAAAAG ATGGATTTCCAGGCAATATCAATGAGCTCAGCTGAGGAACTGCAAGAGTTGGGCTTAGTTAGAGGTGATGCAATGAATTTGAAGCATTTTGCCCAGACTAGACTACAGGCTCAGAAGAAAGTTTCTGGAAAAGATGAGAAAAAGCGCCTTCTGGAAGAAGTGTTGAGCCAAGGAGGTAAAGACAGAAAAAAAGCGCCTTCAAAGGTGAATACATCAAGAAAGAAGGCTGTCCGTAAAGTTAACTTAGGATGGCTCCATTTCCATGAGTCAACACAAACATATGTACAAGTCAAAAGCCCAAAAGGGGGAGGAACCCGAGTTGCAGATTTGCCAATGCTCTCCACCAGAGAAATCATTATCAGTACAGGGataaactgtttttttccaaatggaTCCAGCACCTTTGGCCCCTCAAATGAGATGGAATTCTCACTTTCTAATTTTCAGCAACAAGAAATCCCTGACTCTGACAAATTCACATTGCAACAATATGTAGAAGAATATAAGCTAAACAGAATAACTCTCTACTTGTTAAGCAGAAGAAAGGAAAGTTCTGATCATCCAGACATTGCTGACAGTGAATTAGAGAAGCCAGTGTTTTCCCCTGCAGAAACAGTTCACCATGCAAGTGAAGCTGAAGTGTTAACAGAGAGTCTAGATGACAGACGGCAGCTCATTTCTGAGCAAAATGAGGAGTACTGGAAATCACTGGAAACTGACAGGGAGTTGGAGAGGAGAAAGAGGGCAAAGCTTTCAGAAGAAGCCAGTTTAGTCAAGAGACAAGTTGAAATCATGTTGGCTAGGAAAGATAGAGTTCCTGAAGAACCTTGTCAAGGAGAGGACAGAGTGGTAGTGAGAGTTCGCCATTTAACATTCGGTATTGTCGAAAGATTCTTCAGGCCAGACACTATGCTGGCTTCAATCTATGACTGGGTTGGATCATTGGACAGCACACCAGAGCACTTTGTACTGTCTAATTACAATCATGATTTAATGCCCACTGAACGCATTGGAACCATTGCCATCCATAGCTCAATTGTTTTGAACATGAGAGAGAGTGACTTTACACCACCACTTGGTAATGATGTCAATTTCAGAGGCTTTGGGAGCATCACTGATGATCTGGACAGTACTGTACCCTTCAGTCCTTTTCCACCCCATGAATATGTACATTTACCCAGCCAATTAATGGAGGAAGATAGTAG TAGTGATGCCTCACCAGGAAGAGATGGTTTTGGCAGGGACCATAATATTTTAAGTGGTTACACTCCAGATAACCAGAACTCTGACAGCTCAAGCATTAGAAGTGCCTCCCCCCAGTCAGGCATATCAGCACGTTGTGAGAATGGCAGTGACCGAGATAATCCTTCTGGGGTGACTTTATG TACCTCCATTAAGGACAGTGATAGTGACAGTACCTCTTCAGGGGATCAGCCACCAGGGGTTATATTCCAAGCTCAATTAAGTGACTTAGCTGCAAATGGCCGGAGTGTCAGAAAT TCTGGTCAGGGGTTCAGAAGGTGGCTTAATGAGATGGTGGAAAACCGGATTGAGAATCAAAGCGATGATG GAGTGGAGGATGAAGACATCCAAGGGGGAGAAGTGAGACGAGTGACGGTTAGAAGACACGATATCCTTGAAAATGTGGTACAAATGTACAAGGAGGACCCAGACATAGTCAAGTGCCGACTTAATGTTCACTTTTTGGGTGAAAAGGGTATTGACTATGGAGGCGTGACGAAAGATTTCTTCACGTCCTTTTGGGAGGTAGCTTTCCAGACATACTTTGATGGCGATGTAGTGAAAGTGCCTTTAGTTTCTCCTCAAAAGTTGGCCGATAAGCCTCGCATGCAAGCACTTGGACGTGTACTCGAACATGGATGGAGACTAACCGGGGAACTACCAGTGCGCTTCTGTGAAGCCTCTATCATTGCAGTGCTTCATGGGGAAGAGGCCGTCCCAAATGAAGCATTAGAGAGATCATTTTTATGGTACATTTCTGAATTTGAAAGGGAAGTCCTCTGTAGTGTGTTAGAAGGGGGGAAGGTAGATGGTTACAAGAGGGATGCTGTGTTTGGCCTTTACCGTAGATTCTCAATGCAATGTCTTCCTGCAAAATCACAAGACGAACTTCGCGAGCACATACTCACTATGGCGCGATGCGAATTCCTCATCAAACCGATGGCAATCCTGTCGTACATGAGAAGTGGGATAACTGATCtggtttctttgaaaacaagtcTCACAGTTCAGAGAATTTCTGAATTGTACCAAGTCCTTTCTCCAACCAGCGCAAACGTGTTGAAAAATGTCAGAGCAGAATGTGAAGATTTGAGACCAGAGGAAGAGCGGGTGTACAATTTTTTGACCGTTTACATTGGGGGCCTGGATGGTGATCAGTTGCTTAAGTTCCTTCACTTTGTGACAGGGTCCACATCAACTCCTGTCGGTAAGGGTATAATGGTGTCTTTCAATTCATCCCAGGGGCTCAGTCGTGCACCCCATGCATCGACCTGCAATAACACGTTAACCATTTCGACAACTTATGAAAGCTATTCCGAGTTTAAGAATGAATTCAACCAGTTCTTAAATAGTAGCGAAATTTACGAGATGGGTTCTCTTTGA